One window of Oncorhynchus masou masou isolate Uvic2021 chromosome 33, UVic_Omas_1.1, whole genome shotgun sequence genomic DNA carries:
- the ccdc115 gene encoding coiled-coil domain-containing protein 115 — protein sequence MGLSEKEECVLLDQKLLVFMDQLELLEEKRERLNSLIEQGWFSMSKARYSMGNKQVSALQYGSEMEPLVRVHTRTLESGEAEFQTKRRTLKSPEERQVEDIGPKDKEGVRRRVKTQEVPEIDQSDNKHPWTETEPAPSSKPEPNPQQDPLKWFGILVPQTLKQAQASFKQVVELSVEVATLQSAVLTTRQQLQMKQKSSSQTPDLTDLTDRLT from the exons atgggtctgTCGGAGAAAGAAGAGTGTGTCTTGTTGGATCAAAAGCTGCTTGTCTTTATGGACCAACTGGAGCTGCTGGAGGAGAAACGAGAGAGACTCAACTCTCTAATAGAACAG gGATGGTTCTCTATGTCCAAAGCAAGGTATTCGATGGGCAACAAGCAGGTGTCTGCTCTGCAGTATGGGAGTGAGATGGAACCTCTGGTCCGAGTGCACACCAG GACTCTGGAGAGTGGTGAGGCCGAGTTCCAGACAAAGAGAAGGACGCTGAAGTCTCCTgaagagagacaggtggaggacaTTGGACCTAAAGACAAGGAGG GTGTGAGGAGAAGAGTGAAGACGCAGGAGGTCCCAGAGATAGACCAGAGTGACAACAAGCATCCGTGGACAGAGACTGAGCCGGCTCCCTCCTCCAAACCTGAACCCAACCCCCAGCAGGACCCACTGAAGTGGTTTGGAATCCTGGTGCCTCAGACCCTGAAACAGGCCCAGGCCTCATTCAAACAGG tGGTAGAGTTGTCAGTGGAGGTGGCTACTCTCCAGTCTGCAGTCCTGACCACCAGACAACAGTTGCAGATGAAACAGAAGAGCAGCAGCCAGACCCCggacctgactgacctgactgacagactgacctga